Proteins co-encoded in one Pseudophryne corroboree isolate aPseCor3 chromosome 1, aPseCor3.hap2, whole genome shotgun sequence genomic window:
- the LOC134980114 gene encoding lecithin retinol acyltransferase-like produces the protein MKSLLVGLMIFLFEKVFIFANIQKFSLAKRKCKKRSSSDIGTLKRGDLLQVSRTLFVHFGIYLGNNKVAHLMPDILPALSDDKCLTEKVVTNKRLILGVLAKVASIRVDTVQDFAYGGSIVVNQMDSSFNSKPLPNEEVAQRAEKLVGATSYSLLWDNCEHFVTYCRYGCPVSFQTDKFCETVKKIIRDQRSVLTAAALGMGLTLCLGAGPSTMLPSLLLTFTLWMAS, from the exons ATGAAATCCCTACTGGTAGGACTAATGATCTTCCTTTTTGAAAAAGTCTTCATTTTTGCAAACATACAGAAGTTTAGCCTGGCAAAAAGGAAATGTAAGAAAAGGTCTTCTTCTGATATTGGCACACTGAAAAGAGGTGACTTATTACAAGTCTCCAGGACCCTATTTGTTCACTTTGGAATTTATTTGGGAAATAACAAGGTTGCCCATTTGATGCCAGACATCCTCCCTGCTCTTTCAGACGACAAGTGTCTGACTGAGAAAGTTGTAACCAACAAAAGGCTGATCCTTGGTGTTCTGGCTAAGGTGGCCAGTATCAGAGTGGACACAGTGCAGGACTTTGCCTATGGTGGAAGTATAGTAGTGAATCAGATGGACAGCAGCTTTAATTCAAAGCCCCTTCCTAATGAAGAAGTGGCCCAGAGGGCTGAGAAACTGGTGGGGGCCACATCATACAGCCTGCTGTGGGATAACTGTGAGCACTTTGTCACTTACTGCAGATATGGCTGTCCCGTGAGCTTCCAGACCGACAAG TTCTGCGAGACTGTGAAGAAGATAATTCGAGACCAAAGAAGTGTTTTAACTGCTGCTGCTCTTGGAATGGGATTGACGCTTTGTTTGGGTGCAGGGCCTTCCACCATGCTTCCCAGTTTACTGCTTACGTTTACCCTCTGGATGGCAAGCTGA